In one window of Microplitis demolitor isolate Queensland-Clemson2020A chromosome 4, iyMicDemo2.1a, whole genome shotgun sequence DNA:
- the LOC128667616 gene encoding uncharacterized protein LOC128667616: MYMYELIDNNLFNKCYQAIPIFWSIMTNKSEECYLRVFNFIKEKFPSFNPKTYMSDFEIGMHNAVETAFPDIDANHCYFHYAQAINKNARDLGLINKTTIKVTTHPEIYVTIKQLIALALLPPKLIISTFNNLKEVVTQDFGQRFDRLFDYYERFWIKTIKPRGFSVYNLREDKTDNYEESCNRNLNDLLKKTRIPINL, translated from the exons ATGTACATGTACGAGCTGATTGATAACAATTTGTTCAATAAATGTTACCAG gcTATACCGATCTTTTGGTCCATTATGACGAATAAGAGTGAGGAATGCTATTTgagagtttttaattttattaaagagaAATTTCCATCTTTTAACCCTAAGACCTACATGTCCGATTTCGAGATTGGCATGCATAATGCTGTGGAAACTGCATTTCCAGATATTGATGCTAATCACTGCTATTTCCACTATGCTCaa GCAATCAACAAAAACGCAAGGGACTTagggttaataaataaaacaaccaTTAAAGTCACGACACACCCCGAAATCTATGTGACTATAAAGCAGCTAATCGCATTGGCTTTGTTACCACCCAAATTGATTATATCAacttttaataacttaaaagAAGTGGTGACGCAGGATTTTGGACAGCGATTTGATCGTTTATTCGATTATTACGAGCGATTTTGGATAAAAACGATTAAACCTCGAGGATTTTCAGTATACAATTTGAGAGAGGACAAAACTGACAACTATGAAGAATCTTgcaatagaaatttaaatgatttactaaaaaaaaccCGCATCCCAATCAATTTATAG
- the LOC128667678 gene encoding uncharacterized protein LOC128667678, giving the protein MGSHAIPHEFPERVSIYCSRYVRCIKYVVPKNGDLSSKCTASGKFVDGEFIPSINNNKHNHDSDPCLEDDRDFRKNLKDASKNFGLSTKRIYITSEIQDPDAASRNPFQKCRRSIQKYKKNEQPLATNISCNKPNVIEAFAQSLMLNINKSELAYGRDNRWKISASYEKFTFITNNIHKEAQNIYLFDADFLTDISDSVENIFIDATFKAVPHFQRNNLQLLTIMAKVDGQCQSKSAMIKLQLLNQIYMNKLIIGFIPNYNYQ; this is encoded by the exons ATGGGTTCCCATGCAATCCCACATGAATTTCCTGAAAGGGTATCCATTTATTGTTCTAGATATGTTCGATGCATAAAGTATGTTGTACCTAAAAATGGCGACCTTTCGTCTAAATGTACGGCATCGGGAAAATTCGTGGATGGTGAATTCATCCCAAGCATAAATAACAACAAACACAACCATGATTCAGATCCTTGTTTGGAAGATGATAGAGATTTTCGCAAAAATCTAAAAGATGCCAGCAAAAATTTCGGTCTATCCACAAAACGGATCTATATTACTTCGGAAATCCA aGATCCAGATGCAGCATCTAGAAATCCATTTCAGAAGTGTAGAAGGTCTATCcagaaatacaaaaaaaatgagcagCCTTTAGCGACTAATATTTCTTGTAATAAACCAAATGTCATCGAAGCTTTTGCACAGTCTTTAatgttgaatataaataaaagtgaattagCCTATGGGAGAGATAACCGGTGGAAAATTTCTGCcagttatgaaaaatttacttttattactaacaatattcacaaagaagctcaaaatatttatctatttgaTGCAGATTTTCTAACTGACATAAGTGATTccgttgaaaatatttttattgacgcAACATTTAAAGCTGTACCACATTTTCagagaaataatttacaattattgacGATAATGGCCAAAGTTGATGGACAATGCCAAAGTAAAAGTGCT ATGATCAAGCTACAGCTGTTGAATCAAATTTACatgaacaaattaattataggcTTCATTCCTAATTACaattatcagtaa